Genomic window (Alligator mississippiensis isolate rAllMis1 chromosome 7, rAllMis1, whole genome shotgun sequence):
GGCCATATCCTTCCTGGATGTAAATCAGCCATCACTCCACTCGGGTTACTGGGCCAGATGCCTAGCCAAAGCAAATCAACGGAGGTGGCCCCAATGCAATAAAGGGGGCCAGCTCCTCATGCAATGCAATTGGTATTACTCCATTTACACATGAGAAAGTAGGATGAGAAAGAGAGAAGTCCTCCACAACTCAGGAATCCAACTCTCAGCTCCACTGCTGTCACCCACGTCCCAGCCTAGGAGGGCTATGGCTTGTGCATTGGGTCCAGAGAGGGATCAGGTGCCTACCTCTCTTCTTTCTCACCCTTCAGGGCAAGATGGTTCTGAAAGCACCTGGCGTGCTGCTGGTTTTCCTGCTGGCCTGCTTTGCCCTGGCCAGGAGAGAGACACGCCACGAGAAGTTTCGACGGCAGCATGTGGACTTCCCCAAGACCAGCATCCCTGATGCCCGGCGCTACTGCAACCTCCTGATGCAGCAGAGGAACCTGACGGTCGGCATCTGCAAGCCTTCCAACACCTTCATCCACgctgagcctgcccaggtggATAGCGTCTGCACCTCGGGGGGGACCCATCATGACGAGAATTATTACAACAGCAACGTGGCCTTTGCACTTACCGCCTGCCGGGTGGTTGGGGGCTCACAACGGCCCCCCTGTAACTACAGACCTAAGCTTAGCACCCAAAGGATCCGAGTGGCTTGTGTAAATGGGATGCCTGTCCACTACAAAGGCCAGGCATAAGGGGAAGAGGGACAGGGTAGAGGTCAGTGAAGCTGGGAACTAGAGTCCCAGGGAGCTTAATAAGGATTCAAGTGATTAGATCCCTTCGACCACTTTCAAAATCCCAGCTGAAATCTCCTGTTGTGGAAAGACCTCTGCAGCTGTCCAGACTCAAATCTACCCTCCAGTGCCAAAGCAAACCTCAGGTGAAGGCCTGGGGGTGTCAATGTTGCTCAGCAGATCTGCAAAAATCATGCTCTTTTGGAACTTGGTGCCTCAGGTTATGCTTGCAAATTCAGCCAAGTTTCATGTGCAGTATTGTATAGCTGTTCAATTCAGCAACCTTGTACCATGTGCTGGACCCTTGCCCCACTACATAGTATAGCCACCCCTTCtttgctcctctgctgccctctcGTGTCCATTATACAATGAGctacacctgctccctgctgctgaatccTTGTGTCCCTTATGCAGTctagctgccccttccccaccattacCATCACCTGTCCCTTTCCTGTTTGTTGTACAGTACAGCTGCTCTTCTTCATCCTCATCTGCTGCAGCTATTGTGACAAAATCAGGAATAGGAGACAGGGTACGTGTCCTACTCCTGGCTCTTCTGCCATGGTGTTGTATGACTTTAGGCAAAAATATAAagtctctgtgcttcagtttccccatccagGATTTCTGGATCTGGTCTGTGTCATAAGCCTTGGGGCATGGACCATCTGCCTCTTGCCATACAGTCCCTAACATGGCATCAATCTCAGTCTCAGCTGAAGATTACAAATGCCATCCTACTGCAAGTCACGTAAGCTCATTGGGGCAGAGCACCTTTTTTCTTCCTGTGTTTTTTACAATGCCCACTACAAAGGGGGTCTGGTCCACAACCGGGGGCCCGAGGCAATCCCACAATACAAGTACGGTCCCTATTGCTCATAGTGGGCTTGCTAGGCGATACGCCTGTGAGATGAGGTGGGCAGTAATATTATGGCTGGTATTATGCGCGAAACCAACGGGGACTTCAAATGTTGTGGTCGTCAGCGGTACAGTGGACAAGTCAGTACTTTTAACGCAGCAGAAACGATGCTCTCATCATCCAAATCTAAGATGGTGGACTGTCACTAGCGCTGTTTGCTTGAAATAAATGGCTGCTCACATTAGCTGGGGTGGTTTTGAGTGGTGGGGGGCTGTGATAAACCACACTAAGCTGGAATATGTCCAATTGTTTTAAGGTCTTTCACTGCTTTCTGCAATAAAATGCTTTCATTGAAAGGGTGTTTGAGATCATTCATGGGTATCTTGCTGCAGTGTTCTCTCTGTCTCCCAAGAAAAATGCGAACAAGCTGCCAAGAGTTAAAAATCCTGTAGGAAAATACATCGCATCCCAGTCCCGTTTGAATTTAAACTCCTTTGCTTGCAAAGCGAGAGGCTTTGCCAGGCAGCTGAGGAGAAAgataaagattcatag
Coding sequences:
- the LOC102567125 gene encoding ribonuclease, with the translated sequence MVLKAPGVLLVFLLACFALARRETRHEKFRRQHVDFPKTSIPDARRYCNLLMQQRNLTVGICKPSNTFIHAEPAQVDSVCTSGGTHHDENYYNSNVAFALTACRVVGGSQRPPCNYRPKLSTQRIRVACVNGMPVHYKGQA